One genomic region from Candidatus Xiphinematobacter sp. encodes:
- the polX gene encoding DNA polymerase/3'-5' exonuclease PolX, translated as MPSELLTNEDYCRVLNDIALLLELKGEKNSFKTRAYLRASKTLSRIHWKLAEATEEQVRAIEGVGASIAKKISELTQTGHLRFYEELCKELPRDILTLLDIPGLGIRRIKVLYERLGVTSVTSLERMCREGKLITLPGFGKKTSRKLLQSLEDTRRNARKFLSVQALPLAIGLVEELKKLGEVSLATYAGSLRRGKDTVHDIDLVVAGKASSRILSFFLSHPWVESILAKGVTKCTVRLKGGMPCDLRVVTKEEYPFALAYFTGSKEHNVRSRSLALRHGWSLNEYGFTPLKKRIQKRVIPSVDNEADIYRALDLQFIPPELREDHGEFSAAAARSIPSLVEMKDLKGAFHCHTTDSDGRDSLTSMAEAGMRLGFQYLGISDHSKSLIRAHGLSESALMEQRKAILRLNASYKQFHLFSGTECDILRDGALDFSDEVLASLDYVIASVHTSFSLSAAAMTRRIIRALSNPYVTVLGHLTGRLLLRRSPYRVDIPAVIEAAASTGTWIELNANPNRLDMDYSWWPLAREKKVRCIINPDAHSARGIQDVSFGVCSARKGWLTVQDVANCLTPSAMETALRAKRGRLSQ; from the coding sequence ATGCCTTCCGAGCTGCTAACCAATGAAGATTATTGCCGCGTGCTTAACGACATTGCCCTGCTTCTGGAGCTTAAAGGAGAGAAAAATTCTTTTAAGACAAGGGCCTATTTGCGCGCTTCCAAGACATTGTCTAGGATTCATTGGAAACTTGCCGAGGCTACCGAAGAGCAGGTAAGAGCGATTGAGGGAGTAGGAGCATCCATTGCTAAGAAAATATCTGAACTCACACAGACGGGGCATCTTAGGTTTTATGAAGAACTGTGTAAGGAACTTCCTCGAGATATCCTTACGCTCCTTGATATTCCTGGACTTGGTATCAGGAGAATTAAAGTCCTTTACGAGAGGTTGGGAGTAACCTCCGTTACCTCTTTAGAAAGGATGTGCCGAGAGGGAAAGCTCATAACACTCCCTGGATTTGGAAAAAAAACCTCCAGAAAGTTGTTACAATCCCTAGAGGACACACGTCGCAATGCTAGAAAATTCCTATCGGTGCAGGCTTTGCCATTGGCCATTGGGCTAGTTGAGGAGTTAAAGAAATTGGGTGAAGTTTCGCTGGCTACCTATGCAGGTAGCTTACGCCGAGGCAAGGATACTGTTCACGATATTGATCTTGTAGTAGCTGGAAAAGCCAGCAGCCGGATTCTATCTTTTTTTCTATCCCATCCATGGGTAGAGAGCATCCTAGCTAAGGGGGTTACTAAATGCACCGTTCGACTAAAGGGTGGCATGCCTTGCGACCTACGCGTGGTGACGAAAGAAGAATATCCATTTGCTCTGGCCTATTTTACAGGCAGTAAGGAGCATAATGTAAGATCACGCTCGCTGGCTTTAAGACATGGATGGTCTCTCAATGAATATGGGTTCACCCCATTGAAGAAACGCATCCAAAAGCGAGTAATTCCTAGTGTAGACAATGAGGCCGATATTTATAGGGCCCTAGACCTACAGTTTATTCCTCCAGAATTACGAGAAGATCACGGAGAATTTTCTGCCGCAGCGGCGAGGAGTATCCCTTCCCTGGTGGAGATGAAAGACCTCAAAGGGGCCTTCCACTGTCATACTACCGATAGCGATGGGCGCGATTCTCTGACAAGTATGGCTGAGGCAGGCATGAGACTTGGCTTTCAGTACCTGGGAATTTCTGATCACAGCAAAAGCCTGATACGGGCACATGGTCTCAGTGAGAGCGCCCTCATGGAACAGCGCAAGGCAATCTTGCGATTGAACGCTAGTTATAAGCAGTTTCATCTTTTTTCTGGAACCGAGTGCGATATCCTGAGAGACGGTGCTCTCGATTTTTCGGATGAAGTACTTGCTTCCCTGGACTACGTTATAGCCTCCGTCCACACTTCTTTCTCTCTGTCAGCAGCAGCGATGACACGCCGTATAATCCGCGCGTTGTCCAATCCGTATGTCACTGTGCTTGGCCACTTAACTGGTCGTCTACTCCTTAGGAGGTCGCCTTATCGGGTCGATATTCCAGCGGTAATTGAGGCTGCAGCCTCGACAGGTACGTGGATCGAGCTCAACGCCAATCCAAACCGTCTGGACATGGACTACAGCTGGTGGCCACTTGCCCGTGAGAAAAAAGTGAGGTGCATAATCAATCCAGACGCTCATTCAGCTAGAGGTATCCAGGACGTGTCCTTTGGGGTTT